Within Limisalsivibrio acetivorans, the genomic segment TTACACTGTCGCCGTCCATTACGGGCACAACATAACGCTGAGCGGCGGCGAATCGTCCTATCTCGATGCCGCTAACGGGTTTTCTATGCTCTCTGGCAACCCTCAGCATGTTTCTTCTGGCTCTTATCTCGTCGCTGTGGAAATCGGGGGCGTGGGCACGGTAAAGTGATGTGCCGTCTGCATTGTGGAACTGCAGAACAGTGCGCACGCCGGGGAATTCGGCACTGAATTGTTTATAAAAGGGATCTGCATATCTTGCCAGCCGCTCTCTGTCTCTGTTCAGAAATGCGGTCATAATCTGGTTGTTCGAGAGTACATGATTGATGTGAGACTGGAGAACAACGTTAAGACGCTTCGGTATCTGGCTTACCATGCGGTTTACAATTTGTTTGTCGTTCTGTCTGAAAAGCTCGAGATCCCTTCTGTGCTCAGCGTGAATCGATATTATGAAAAAGAGTGTCAAAAATAAAAGAGCAGCTGACACCAAAAGGGTCGTCTTGTTTTTTACTGACATCGCCATCCAATCTATGGAATTTGTAATTCTATAAAAATATTAAACTGCTATTTAACCATTGTAAAGTTAATGAACATTCATAATGACAATAATGTGACAAAACTATGGGAAGAGGCAAACAATACCTCTTGACTAGGTGATGATAAATAGTTAGGCTCATCTAACAATCGTAAACTAATAAAACATTCATTGTTGAGAGGGTTATCAGATGCAGGTATTTTGTCATCATCTATACGAGTATAAGAAGGGTCTTCGCAGTCTTATATTGCATACGGCACAGTCTGTGCACAAAAAAGCAATGGTATCAAAGCTGGAGAAGAACGGTATAGATTATTTGATTCAGGACATCGACACGAAGCGTTTTAATATCTTCTTTGGAGAGCCGAACTGCGTTGAGGTTGTGCGCCGCTTTGATGCGACTCTTGATAAGCTGACGAACGAGCAGGACTTCATTCTGGGTATCATGCTCGGCTACGACCGAATCCTCCAATGCCGCCGCTACCTCCAGCGCACGGAAAGCAGTGAGCAGATGGCGGGATGAGGAGAATATGAAAAAATCCTAGACAAAATGTAAACTTGCCTTGATTGTTCCGTGTAATCGTTAGTATAATATCCGAAATGCAAACAATATGTTTGTAAATAAAATAACGATAACTAGGAATTATGAACGATAGTAATTTAAAGAAGTTGACAGCCTGTCTTAACTCTGAATCTGGTGCGGTACAATTTACCTCGTTTATAAATCCCAGCACGACCATCTTGTTAATCGTTTACAATATTAATTGAATAACACATCGTTGATAATGAATTATAATCTTTGCTAATGAGCAAATGCATATATTGTTCATTATAAGAAGGAGTTACTTTGTATTTTGGCAGTTTTCAACCGAATTGGACGAGATTCAATTTAGAACGAAAAATGGTCTGAACTATAAATCTATTCAACTTAGCTTTCGAGTGCAGAGTTGAAAATATTGAATAATACGATTTTTTCTAGCATATATTGACTGTAAGAAAGCAAGTGAGGTCAGAAATTATGTCGTTAGATACTGTTGTTGAATTGATTAATTTACTAATACTTTTGTTTATAGCTTTTAACTTTAGTTATATGAAAGAGAAGGGCAAGAATAAAGCCACTAAAGAAGATATTGCTTACATAACGAATAAAGTAGAGCAGGTTAAGCAAGAAAGTATAGATGAATATGATCGTATTAAAAAAAAACGTCAAGTTTACCAAAATTTATTAATTTCAATGGGTGTTTTTCTTTCTGGCAGGAGTTCATCTGAAGATACAAAAAGTGAATTTCTCAATAATTATGCTAATTCTTGGTTATGGGCATCTGACAGTGTATTAACTGCTTTGAATGATTTTGTAGTTTGTAGTGTTAATAAATATCATGGATCAGCAACAGAAGACGAACAAGAGCAGGCATATCGTTCGGTCGTGATTGAGATGAGAAAGGATGCTGGGTTTCAGTACACTGAAATTAATAGAGATGCTTTTGAGTTTGTTTCTTTTGCATCTTAGACTATTATTAGTCCTAAACTATATGTTAGGGACTAAGTTTTTACAATAAACTATTTTTGCTTAACTCTTAACCGATTCTACCCACTAATTCTCAATCAAAAATCTACCAAGAGTGTGCCACAAAAAAAGCCAGTGCTTTCACACTGGCCTTGGAATATCGTTAGTCGGTAAATTTAAATGGTGCCCAGGGACAGAATCGAACTGCCGACACGGGGATTTTCAGTCCCCTGCTCTACCGACTGAGCTACCTGGGCAACTTTGGAAGGCATACGTTACAAAAAGCTTACCCTATTGTCAATGAAAAATTTTATAAAAATTTACCCCGATCATCCAGGCTCCAATCCCCCTGCGGGTTGTTTGCCTTTAATCTTTGGGATATAGTATTAGTGCATAAAGGATTGAGTTCATCAAAGGGGGTGAATAATGGCTGTTGAGCGACTAAATGCTCCGGCGAACGTTTCTGCCAATGCGGACAAGCTTTTCAAAGGTACTTCATACGATATACGGGCCTATGTGGGTGAACCGGGCAGGTTCTTCGGCGATGATGCCGTGCTTACGCCGGAAGCGGTGCGTATTGCAGGCAGGCTCATGGGCGGAATGACCTTCAAGCTCAAGAACGGTTCAGAACTGACCCTGCGCGAAGGTGACACAGTTGTTATCGGATACGACAACGGACCCACATCCGAACCGCTGGCGAACGCCTTCGCCGAAGGTTTGAGTGAATCCGGCGTAAATGTCTATCTCATAGGAATATCCGGCTCCGGACAGGTCTATCAGAACCAGACACAGCTCGGCGCACAGGGGCATGTGCAGATAACACGCTCCCACGTTGAGGTAACAACAAACGGCGCAAAATTCGGCATAGGCTCCCAGGGGATCCATACCTACCTGTTGAAACAGATGAACGAAGCACTCAAAAACGACATAGAACTCCCCGTTCCCTCCCAAAAGGGGGAGATAACAGATCTTACGGACAAAGGGCTGGATGAATACGCCGATAAGATGACCTCCAGATACAGCGGATACTTCAAAAATAAAGACAACTCAAAGATCGCCGTAAACCTCTTCGGCGGAACGGGAAGCAAATACCCCGAGCTTTTCCGAAGCGTCTTCGGTGATGATGTAACCATCCTCGGTGAGGGGCTCGATGTGAACAGCGGCGGTCTCCTTGCCGACCCCACCCGCAAGGAGATGGTGGCAAAGGTCCCCGGCTTTCAGGATGCACTCGATGCCGGTAAGCGGATACATTCCTTCGACCTCGATGCGGACAGAGGCTCCGTAACCCAGGGGGCAGATGCCCTTGAAACCGGTAAAACAGGACACTACCTCGGCGATGCCCTTGCCTATATACTGGCAGAATACAAACTCCGCAGAGCTGTTCCCCTTTTGGTGAACAATCTTAAATGCGCAGGCGTTGCAGAGGAAAAGCTGAATGAGATTGAGAGAATTGCAAAAACGGTGTACATTGATGCCCGCTACACCAGCGGAGTTAAGCGTTTCGTTGAGGAGCTCGGAGGCTCTACTGTCTTCCATGCCAAGGGGCATTCCCTCTGGAAGGAGACAATAACGGCGAACATGGCAAAGATGGCCGAGCTTGCCGGATACGACAGCATAGGAGCCTTCGCCGAAGGAACGGGTTATCGTGACCTGCAGATCGAAGCATCGCTCCATCTCTTTGCTACGGATTCTGAGGACGGCTTCCCCAGAGATGATGCTGTGGAGAATATCTTTATCCTCGAGCAGATCTTCGCAGAGATGGGGCATGACGACCTCGCAAGGTTCTTCGAGGCGGTTCCCTCCCGTTTCACCACCAAGGAGATAAGAACGCCCTCCAACTCCAACGAGGCGAAGGAGGGAGTTACGGCGGATGTTGTGAACGTAATCCGTGAAACCTTCGGCGGGATGGACGGCGTTGATATGGTGGAGTTCGAAGGGCAGATACGCATAGACTGGCCGGCCGGCTTCCTTATGTACGGCATGAGCAACACCTCCCCGAAGCTTACCTTTATGGTGGAGGGCTCAACGGAGACACTTAGAAACTCTGCACTGCATTTTATGCTCGGGCTTCACAACCTCTACAAGGCGAAGCACGGCGACGATGCGCCCATGGACTTAAGTGAGAACGACTTTTTTATCAAAGAATCCGGCTATCAGACACCCGAACCGGACAAGGTGACGCTAAATGACGGCATGGCGGGGGATTTCCTCGCAGAGTTCGGGCTGGATGTTGAAGAGCTTCCCCTTTGATACGAGGAGAATAGATGCTTGCTAAAAGGATTATCCCCTGTCTGGATGTTAAGGACGGCAGGGTTGTTAAGGGTACTAATTTCGTTAACCTCCGTGATGCCGGCGATCCGGTGGAGGTTGCGAAGATATACGATGAACAGGGTGCGGACGAACTCACCTTTCTGGACATAACCGCAAGCTCGGACAATCGGGGAATCATCCTCGATGTTGTTGCCAAAACGGCGGAATGTGTCTTTATGCCCCTCACGGTCGGCGGTGGTGTGCGTGTGCAGGAGGATATACGAAACCTGCTTAACAGTGGTGCGGACAAGGTCTCCATCAACTCCGCCGCAGTAAAGAATCCAGACTTTGTTCGTGCATCGGCGGAGCGTTTCGGTTCACAATGCATCGTTGTGGCCATAGATGCCAAGCGCAAGGCGGACGGAAGCGGGTGGGAGGTATACACCCATGGCGGAAGGAACCCTGCGGGGCTTG encodes:
- the hisF gene encoding imidazole glycerol phosphate synthase subunit HisF; its protein translation is MLAKRIIPCLDVKDGRVVKGTNFVNLRDAGDPVEVAKIYDEQGADELTFLDITASSDNRGIILDVVAKTAECVFMPLTVGGGVRVQEDIRNLLNSGADKVSINSAAVKNPDFVRASAERFGSQCIVVAIDAKRKADGSGWEVYTHGGRNPAGLDAVEWAVKMENYGCGEILLTSMDCDGTKDGFDIELTRAVSEAVSIPVIASGGVGNPEHIYDGLTEGKADAALAASIFHYKEYSIGEVKDYLAERGVEIRKV
- a CDS encoding DUF2023 family protein; the encoded protein is MQVFCHHLYEYKKGLRSLILHTAQSVHKKAMVSKLEKNGIDYLIQDIDTKRFNIFFGEPNCVEVVRRFDATLDKLTNEQDFILGIMLGYDRILQCRRYLQRTESSEQMAG